agggagggagtggagggtgTAACTACAGTATGGCTTTGGTTATAAGGATGAGACGGGTAGAGGGTTTCAGAGGCCGGATGTAGAGTCGGTCCAGACTCGATCCAGACTCGATCCAAAAGGCTCCAGTGCAAGTTGGGGCCTGTATCAAGATATCACCAAAGAGGAAAGTAACTGTATATAGACCTCTAAACTTAGCCGCTTCAACATATTTAGACCTACGGCATGTACATAGGAAGTTTTAGGACATTGACGATTCCCATGGCCTCTTTATTCTAATGAGGGAGGCCCCATGACCCCTGTTTCCGAATCCCGAAAAAGTCATGAAGAGTAGACCAGTCCGCCACCACCCTGTATGTTAGCTAGGTCTTAGGCCAGTAGTCAGTAGCCTATTCAGAATATCAATTGTAGCTTCATTCTTTTCATGATGTGCTGACTGTGACGTCGCAGAGGGGGACTAGTAGGTTGTTTGAGGACAcgatggggggttgttgatagGATCTGGCCTCGGGCGCTTGGGGGGGTAGAAGTCCTTGACAGGGTTCTGAGAAGACTGGAAGAAGGATGCGAGAAGGGCTTTGAATGGTTCATGAGGTTAAGAATGAGTGGGGCAAGCCGTGTTGGGACTGCGTAAGTTACAGGAGTGATTGAAGAATGTGAAAACATATCAAcaaatattaataaatatcAATATTTCAGTGCGATCATGATAGAACACCAACGAAGTCGACGATAGGTACAGTCATGGTTGTCTGTAAACTAGGCATGTTTCTCCTCgcacaacctcaacaccaacacagTTGGCGACGACGCCGGCCATTTTCAGCGCGCACTCAGTGCTCACGCAAGTATTTTAGTCTAGTTGCTGCGTCATGGGACCAAATGACCACACGACGAGCCACCATATTCTTTGGCCTGtgatcctcccccccttccccccaggTAAGTAGAGTCCACAGCCTTTCCCCTGCGATTCAGCTACCTAACTTTTTCCCAAGTTCATCATAGACGCAGCCCTTTCGTGTCCATGACGGAGGTGAAGTGGGGAATGCCAGAGTAGCGTGTACCGTCGTCTACAAAGTCCTGGTTTGCCCTCGACGACTCAAACACACCATCTTCGACCTTACATTGCCACCCCACAGGAAACAGCAATTATCTTTCCCGCTTCCCAGCTACGTACTCAGCTACCTCACTCTCCCCACCTCCCGTCTTCGGCCCAGAGCCACCTCCCAACCACAGGTCATCCTCCCAACAGCAATATGTCATTACCGAGGTAGttaacccccctctcccctctttccacccacccaccatcccaagactaacctccccatccccagatcccactcaccacccccatcgaCACCGCAAACCTCACCCGCCAatgcctcctctccacccacTGCagcccaaccaccacctgcctCTGCGCCAAACTCGGCCACCCCTGCAACCCACAGTGCAActgccacccctccccaccccaacagcaacccccaacctgcaataacccccttttcccccggAAAGCCCCTCGATACCATCATCGCCCGGGGTATTCAGCGatgtcgacgacaacaacagcaataaAATCCACTCCAACGCCTGCTTCGCCAcctacctcctccgcaaccgcacctcccccgccgtcACCTCCatgacaccctcctccctcttccggaccctcctccaaaaactccGCCCATTCATCGATAGGTTTGAGATGCACGGGGAAATCTTGGACGAAGACGGGAAAAGCCTGACCCAATGGCTCCGCGACTTTGAACAAGTCAAGAAACTACCAGAGGACAAACCCTGAAAGCAAGAGGTCGCGAAGCGAATTGCTGTTGGTGGGTGCCGCAGAATGAAAGCATTGCCCAGAGATGATGTCCACCTCGGGTCTCAGGTGAGTTTTATTCCTTTTTGTCTCAAGAGCTGGGAAAGCATGCTTGAGATTTGGCACTGTCCAGAGTGCGGCGAGTGCAACAGGCTCAAGGCGTGGCATTGCGGGAGGTGCGAGACGTGCAGGGAGTACGACATGGTTCCCAGCGGGGGCTGTGGAGGTGTGTCCAATTTTTTTGTGAATCAGATGAAGcagagtggaggaggaatggGAGGGGGCTCGGACTGGTCATGATGCGAGCGAGAAGAATTTGTGATACAAAAGGTGCAATAACATGCTTGATGTTTATTTTCCaacccacacacactcttCGTAAACACAGCTAGGTAGACACATCCAAAATGATTAAACACcgttccttcttctcccgccCTGCTTGCTCTTGGCAATGTGATTCGTCAacgccttcttcgtctcGACCAAActcctcttgttcttggccCTCGCCTTGCCAATCGTCATCAAGAaattcttcttcctcgccttctccttgttggtCGTGCTcttgccctcggcctccttcttgctcttcctgaTGGCCTGAGTAGATTTGTGTTCCTCCCTGCCTGGCTTGCCATCTCTCGCAAGagccaccctctcctccttggtcgACTTCTTGCCCAACATGGCCGGAAGCTCGATATCCTCAGCTGTAACCCCGTCCTCAATGTGCTTCTCGATAAGCTCCTTCTTGCGCTTGGACTGCGTCGTGCCCAGCATCTTGTCAAGCTTGGCCTCCCGACGAAGTTCCTGGAGCTTGGCCAAATCAGCCGGCGTCAAAATGGTCGTCGTGGCAAGCTTCGTTATCCTTTCCGCCTCAGCCGCCGGGTCTTCCTTTTCCACAAGGTCGGGCgcctcatcgtcatcgtcatcatcaccgcccttgctcttcctcgccttcttcttggcaggcccgtcatcttcctcgtcactgCTGACGTCGATCCACCCGCCCGAGGATTCGCTGTCCGTAGAACCAATCTCCCACTCGTCAGAGTTGAacccgtcatcctcctcatcgtcgtccttcttcgccttcttctcgccgttctcatcctcttctgcctcttcggcggccttcttcttcttttgctcctccttgTACCGGGCCAACAACTCCAGACCCTCGATaccgccctcttcttcctcgccgaaCCTGCGCAGCTTGATCTCGCCTGATCTCAAGTCCATGGTGGCTTGCTTGCCGCGGAACTTCTTTTGCAGCAACTCGGGGTAGACCTCTCTGTAGAGTGACTGCAAACCCTTGGCAGCCATAACAACACCCTTATCCTTGCTCTTTTGGTACATGACCAGATCCTGGAGGAGGGTCTCGTTCATGCACAGCGGTTGGCGCATGGCCACCTCCCTGATGGAATTGATACCTGCCGCGCACACCTCAACTGCTGAAGCTTCCGAGACAAACTCGTTGGCGATCTTCACAATCAATGGCTCAATGGCATCGGGTGGGACGAGGTTGTGTGTTGCCTGGGCCAGGGAAGCCAGGAAAGAGGTGACGTTGGCCTGTTTGGGTGACAGGTACTTGACGAACCAGGAGTAGAGCGAGATGATGGTCAGCTTGTGCAGACCGACCAAACGGGTCACAAGctggaggacaagaagctTGTTCTCGAGAGAGAacttgttcttggtgttctGGAGGTGCTTCTGGAAGAGCTTCTCGGCGAAGCCCTGAGGGTCGTGGATAAGATGGAGCGCCGAGAAGTTAAGGGGATGTGGTGcatgcttcttcttttcttgccTAATGTTGTTGTGTTAGCCACTACCTTGCTTCGGGTCTCTTGTTTCGTCAACACGTACTTTTTGATCTTTTCGATCGCCTTCTCATACTGCTTCGacctcttcttggtcttcttgttgATCGTCCCCTGATGCTTGACCTTCTTAagatcaacatcatcatcactggcatcatcttccaacgcctcctctctctccttgtcACCGCCCAGAAAGAATctcacaccacccaccacaaccttcTCATTGTCGCTCAAGCAGGCCTCCTTCATGACATCGACCGGTCGCGCATCGTTCCAGACCTGTCTTCTCCACAATTCCCTCGTGATACGGCAAGCCCACATTCCCTTGGTCGAAGTCCTGTCAGACGTGACCAAATTGTGCAGCACCGTCTGAATCGTCCGGTTCAACTTGTGATTCgtggtcttgttgtttgcCTCCCTCAAATCGCTGATAATCTTGGTGTACAGCAGAGATCGGAGCGTCTTGCTTGGTGTGTTGATCAAAATAGGAAATAGCGTCGTCAGCAGGCTCGTCGAGTCGATCacatccttcctcttcagcaGCACCAAGCTGCCCACAATCTTCTCCCTGAGCTCCTTGTCGAGAACGGCATGGTGCTGGTTGAGCAACTCCTTCAGATGATCCGGAAATGGGGCGGTAATCTCGGGGTAGAGGTTCGCGACGTGCGCGACAAGATCGACCAAGTCGTGGAACTTCTTGACGTCCTCATTAGAAGCCgtggcgggagaggagacGAAAATCTGGCGCTGGGCGTCGTAGGCGAGCCATTGGTCGTAAAATTCCTGCGCATAAGACCTGTCGATTGCGAAAGCTTCTAGTTAGCGATCAATTGGCGAAAGAGGGTTGGAAATGCGGCACACCTGGGATCTCTGCGGATCTTGTATTGCAAACTGACCAGGTCAGCCTCGACCTTTTCGAGCGCGGCAACCTTTCTTTTTGGCATCTTTTCCCAAGGCGACAGCGGCGGTGCTGGCGATTGATGGGCGGTTGGATTGGGTGTATTGGACGGTGGTTGTTGACTGTCAGTCTAGATTTTTTTACTTTGTTGCTGGCAGACCAGGACTGCGATAAGGCTTATCGGCTACTTTTCAGTGGGGCTTCCCCAAGCTGGTGCGGGGCCACTCTGCAGGCGTTCATCCAATGATTCAGGAACCCCCCATCCTTAAATCCAGTGAGTGCAAGCTTTCCATAAACAGTACCTTCAAGTCACATGAGAACAAGACGGAACAAGAATTAGATGATATGCAAATTAACGGAGTTGAGGCACATATACCTAGTGTATAGTGCATTCAGTTACATTGGTCCTTATCCCTCGCTATctcgccaaaaaaaaaaaaaaaaacctctACCGAATGTTTTCATCCGTAGTACGCTCATCCAGctctttgctttctttcctcACATGTAGAGCTCCCAAATAGTCTCTCAAGgaacctccccatcatcaatcgTCATACACCCAGTCATTCTTCCAagcgaaaaaaaagaaatacaTCGCATGTCGCCGTTTTGGCCTGTGTAAGGATGACGTCCTTGCAATAAAGCCCAAGACCTTGTGCCAAAAGGAAAACCCAAGGGTAACCGCCCGCTCGCTCCAAACGCCCTTGATGAgctctcatcaacctcaaaaCGAATAAAAGAATATACGGAAGATCCAGAAAGGATATGCACAAAAAAAAGTAATCCCAAGAGCTCAGGCAGCAATCAAGCGCTTCTACAAGCCGACacccaacatctccaacctGGATGCGATACAATCCAACTTGGAGGTAAGCCGTTGTATCCTTGTGACAGCCCTGTCCGCAACCGCTTCATCCTCGGTAGTGTTCACCAGTTCGTACCGGCTGAGTGCCTTCTCGGGTTCAATGCCACTGAAGGTGTCCAGTTCAGACACGGACTGGGAGAGAGACTCGACGTCAAGTTCAACTGGGCTTGTCATTGACTTGGTAGGAGCAGGAGAGTCGTGGTAGAGGACGAAATCGGGGTTAttctcaaactcctcatTGATGGGAGCGGGCtcttgcttcttggcctcggcgagGGTCGGTGCCTGCTCGATGACGGGCATGTCTTTGTCATCATCGTCCGAATCGAACTGTTGACCAACAAAGTTGCTGGTCTTGCCAGAGAGAAGGTTGGCATCAAAGATGGGCTCGGGGGTCTCGAGGACAGCAAAGACCTGGGGCTGGTATGAGAAGCCATCGCTGGGCTCCATGTTTACCAGCGAGGAGAAGTCAACCTGGTCAGGAACCATGGCAAGACCGATTTGCTGGTTGTggagctgttgttgagcgGCATATGGGTTGATGTCCTTGGGCAActggcgctgctgctctgGTTGGGAGGTCTGCTGAGGCTGAGACTGGGGAAGCATCTGAGGATTTGCGCTCAACTGGTTGAGGAAAtcagagaaggagggagagccAAGAAGCATCCGTGTGAGGTCGGTGAGACGCTTGTTCTCATCAATCAGGGCGCGGTTCTGGGCACGAAGATCGCCATTCTCGGTGACCTTGTTGGCGATTTCACTTTCAAGCTGGGTGATGTATTCTGTGAGGGTGTTAGTGATATGCTCATGATGAACAACACGTTGATGCACTTACCCTTTCTCCTGGATCTGAAAGCACGGGCGGACACCTTATTTCTGAGCTGTCGTCTTTCCTTGCTGCTAAGCTTCTTGCCCTCTTCACTTGCGAGCAgcctctcatcctcatccatgtcgtcctcgtccttcttTGGGCGGGGGATGTTGAGGACGGTATTGTTCTGGGAGGGCTCCTCTGAGGTCTTGGCGCGCATAGAGTTAAGAAGCTGAGTAATCTTCTGCTCGACAATAGGGTCGCTGGCCTGCGGTGACTTGGCCTTCTGTGCGGacttgttttgttgctgttgaaccTGCGCACGCTGtctttgctgttgctgttgctgttgttgttgctgctgctgctgctgcttggccAAGGCTGCCTGTTGGTGCATGCCGGGCCAAACGCGACCGGGCTGGAACACctgaggcggcggcgaggacaGCCCGGATGGCTCCTGTGGACCGATGTTGCTCgggttgatggtggactCGTAGAAGAAGGTCGGATCCGATGAGGGCGAGTCGAAGTCCATGGTGTCCAACTCGGGCGACGTCATCGACCCCTGCGACGGCGCCGTGTTAAAATCGAACAACTCATCGTTGGTGCCCATGTTGAGATAATCAAAACTCCCGAATCCGGTGTTGTATCCTTGAAGATgggtgttgggctggttgaGCGAAAAGGTTGTTGCGATGGCTCCGGGAACAATACCGGTTTGTTGTTTGTAGAGGTCGTACTGGTGGCTGGGCCCGCTTAGCGTCTGGTTGGTCTGGAGCAGGGTGTTTGCCGTTGTTGTCTCGGCCTTGATCGGTCGCGCAAACACGCCCTTGTTCGAGCCGGCAGGTGAAAGAGAGGGAGACTGGtagaggttgttggtgtcgtAGTCGGAAAAGTCGACAAAAGAATCGAGGGTATCAATCAACCCAGGCTGCGTCGCAGCCGGGCTCGTTGACATAGGCCCTGACATAGCTTGCCCCCCAGGGGAAATAGGACTGCAGTGATCAGGTCAGGAGTGACTGATCAGTAGGTCAGGGAGGTAGGTGTTCTCGGCGTCGACGtgtttgttgtcgtcgagaaTTGCGTGGTTTCGTGGATTTGTAGCAGGCAGGTGGTTTGTTGTAGTTTTCAAAGGGGCAGCCGGagcaggtgttggagggaaggggtgcgggttgtgggagttggggggattTTCAGTCTCTGGGTGCCTGGGAAGGCCAGCGGTTTGGGCAGTGGCCGGGGCGCTTGGCATCCCGTTGCAGGGAGTGGGTCTGGTTGGACGAACCAATGCAGGCTGACAGGGATTGTGTCGCTCTGTGAGGGGGGGGACGCGTAATCCAATGCCCAGAGCACCCCTCGCCCAATTGGAGGAGCAGCCCTGCTAACAGCCGGTACCTTGTTTCCCACCGTTTTCTGCTGTGCTCTTTGAGTACCTCGGCCAAATTCCTTCTAGTCTTCTCCCCTGCGGCTGCGGTCTGAGGGTGACGAAGCCGACTGCTCCTTTGGGAAGAAGGACAGCTTGCTGACGGTGTGCAAAAGGCCCCAAAATTGATGCCTTGACGACTCGCTGCACAAGTTGACGTTGACAGCACCTTTGTGACGACTACCTCGGTGCGGGGAAGCTGTTTGAGCCTCTTGACTCTGTCTCTATCTTCATTCTCATTCTCATTCCCGGTTCATTGCTCAATTGTGCGGACGGGAGGCAGTTCTCGGCGGATGGACGGACATGTCGGACACAATGGGGTCAAAACACCAGAAAACAGCGGGTCGCCATCCGGGCAGTGCAGATATCAACTCAGAAATTGTGCAATCCTGTTGGTCAACAAGCATCTGCACAGCCTCCTAGCTTCTTTGCTACCCATTCGCTCTTGGTACTGATATTCGTGTTGGGGGGAGCATTCTGAAACTTTGACAGCATGACTAACATGTGCATCCCACCCAAACTAGCAGAGGATCCTCCACTGGCTGGGACTTATTAGACGTGATACTCTCCGCGCTCGCAACCCCTGATAATTCCGAGCTGTTGAAATGGCACAAGAACCTCGATGGCCCCGTTTGTAAAACAAAACGTCCAATGTGGAGTTTCATGCAACAACCGCCGGCCCCATCGCCCCGTTGGGCTCCATTCTCTCCCTACACTATGTAGAAGACTCTTTACTTGCGAAGCCAGCTGATAGCTGATGGACTATCAGTAGCTAGACGAGCCAAACACCGCCTCGCAGATAGGcttttccatcccatccctcaGCAGACATTGAATGAAGACTTTGGGTGTTTGGCCACCACAAAAATAGCCAGAGTTGCAGAATGCATCACCGGAACAGCAGGACAAAGCAGCTACAGTGCCCCTGTCTCAACTCCGGGAGCAAGACCGGAACGGTAAACGGACGTGGCGCCCACCGAGCGACCGGGCGCTTGCAACGGAACGAAATCCCGTCTTCGGTGAACAAGATCAACCCCCCATTCCCGCACCGGACACGGGGAGCGTAAAACGTCGTTTCAACCGACTGCTCTGTTTTCTGTTGTCGGGGCTTCCAAGCCGCCGATCTACCGACCCCCCCAGCCTTGTGGAAcctttctctcccttcttttctGCAGATCGGCACCTTCACTAGCCACAGCTCTTGGCGCGCTTGATGACTGTGCGAACAAAAATAGCAACAGCCCCAGATCTCTTCCATCATAAACCCACACTCCACACTTTTCACTGCCGACGACATGCAACCAAATCAGACGGGGACCTTTGATGAGGCTTGAGCATTCCTCGTCCCATACCATCTCCTGATGAAAGCCACAAGAGACACGAGGCTGCCGGCGGCCTCCCAATTCAACGGGAACTCCCGCATTATTATCACCAGCGGCACAACATCCAAttcaacccccatcatccccagaATGGTAGTAGCCGAGATTGACGATTGAGGCTGTGGAAGTCTGCGATGGTAAGGAGACTACTGtcacaccaccgccgacatAATACGTGTATTCGAACTGCATGCCAAACCTCGCCTTTGTCGGTCTCGTCACCTTTTGCAAGACATGAAATTGGATGCTTCAAACACGAACCACCGAACAGCAAATAGCCCAGAccgccagcagcatcaaTAAGCCCGAAGCTAGCGTCTCCGCAGGGTAGCGCATGTTCTATTCCGGTCCCCTGGCAAGGCACCGTGATCTTGAGTCCGTTTGCACAAAGTCAAACCTTCAGCAGTGTCAGTGAGTGCCTACACTAGAGCGAAAAGCCCCTATCAAACCCTCGCAGGTCATGAAGCATCATGCCTTGCAAAGAACGGGTATCGATGTCATGTTGCCTATTTCAGAGTCTTTCCCTGCATGACTTGTTTTCCCATCCCAACAGAAAATTCATCGGGACTCCCGGCGCATAACCATGCCTCTCCCGTCACTGCCATCCGCCCGTCGGTCTCTGGTCTCGAAAACAGGTTCAAAGAGAGTGACATCAGTTGTGTGTGCGCCACAACCTTCTCTTTGACATGTGGCTCAGCATGCGTGCGGGATAGCTGTGGCGTCAGTGTGCTGTCAGTCGGAACTTTGCCACACTTGCCCATTTGGGCATTACTTGTGGCTGTGTGGCTGTGCTCACAGCGTCGTTTGTGAGTGGTGCTTCGGCAGATCATGGCTCGATCGACGGCCACAGGCGCCCGCATCAAGGTTTTGGAATCCCACAGATCATTGGGGATCGACTTCGTGTTTGGCTTTATCTGCCGATCTCGGGATAGGATATCCTGTTGGGTGCTATAGAAGTCATATTGACGAAGTTGGTCCGATGATGGAAAATCCACAAAAGGGGGCATatcaagggttagggttatcTAACTGTCCTCCTTATCCAAGCACCACTGACTCCCATGATGGTCTCAAATCTGTCCAAGCGATGAGGTCGACTACACCGCTGGCTAGACGGTAGAGTACCCCATCTATCTCTTCCGTTATCAAAACACAGAGACCCCATGGAGCTCCTGGCGCGAACTCCTTCCACCCAGGTTGACCATAACTCCGAACATCCCACGCCACCCCAGCCCCGATAACCACGACGCGGTACGTCCTGCTTGGATCATCAAATATCTGCTCAGCCCACTGCTTCTCCATGAGCATTGTCCTCCCAACGAAGGGAAGCTTGTCGATGTTCGTATCTGGCTTCGGGGCGGAGGTCATCATGTCAAAGCAGACAGCCGTAGCAGGCGTGTTGAACAATGTCTGTTTCGCCGGGTGAAGCCACAGCGACGCGCAAGTCGTGGTAAACACCAGCGACCCCGGGatcctttcccctttccccctcgCTTCATCACTTATCCCCTCGTACTGTCTCGCCTTCCAAGGATTATggcaacaccccctccacgaATGCGCCCTcgtctcccactcccccctctccgccagcctatcccccctcacccactcctcatccaaaTAATCCCAAAACTCTTCCTCAGTCATGTAGTCTAACCCGAACCAAGTCTTGTCTtctaccaccctcctcacctgccTCTTATCAGAATACCAAAACGTCACCAAATTCCCCACGTCAGAGGGGTAATACCCCCTAAAATACCTCAGCCCGGGTCCATACAGATTCGGCGTGCCAgcactcccacccccctcccccctcaacccaaacGTAGCCCTAAACCCAGGCCCGTAATCCACTATCCCGTCCCAGCTCGCCCAGCTCCAACTCGGGATCCCCAACGTTTCATCCCTCCCGACGGCAAAATCATCTGACCGCCATAGCAGCCCCTGGAGGAGATACCGCTCCGGAATCCCAAACAACATCTCCGTTTCCATTCGTGACGAGAGCACATTTCCCACCCCGGCAAACGCGTTGAGGATATCACTTCTGAAGGACAGTTCCCTCATGGAGTAAGGAATCGCGCAGCAGGCGTAGGCAACAAAACTTGGTTCAACTTGCAGCCCCGAGGTGGAAGAGTCATGGACTGTGTCGGCCCCCACCCGGGTGTCATGCTCCCATCTTGCACCTTGGTAACAGCTAAAATACGCGCGCTgatcatcaacaaacaccaaccttCTGGACAGCTTTCGTTCCTGAAATGTCCACCCCCTTGCATCCCATCTTGAGCCTCTGATAGCTCTGTCTGCTGCAGGGCCATAGGCAAGCCCGATGGAGCTTTCAAACGGGCCGTCCCATAGGCCGTAAAGGGCTTCGGGGGAAGTGTCTTTGGGGCGGGAGGAAACACCCGGGAGTCCGGGTTTGGAACTCAAGGCAACAATGGTGAAATCTGCCATGTGGTAGACGCGATCCATGGCGGTGATTTGGGAGTGTTTGCTTTTTGCGTCGTCCTGGATGATGCAGAGTCTGTCGACCCAGAGGTAGCGTTTGCCGAGGTCGCGGCAGAGTTGGATTGCATCTGCCAGGACTGGGGGAAGACGGCTGATATCGAGACCGTGATCACGAGAAAGTTGGTCAATGTTGTCGAGCTGAAGTTGGAGGTCATctgctggggttggagaggttgtttCTGGAGTGGCTGCCGCCCAGCAGTAGCTAAGCGCGACATAGTCTGCGTTGGGTGCTGTCCAGTCCACGATCCTGTTGAGTTGGGTGTCTATC
This window of the Podospora pseudoanserina strain CBS 124.78 chromosome 3, whole genome shotgun sequence genome carries:
- the SDA1 gene encoding Severe Depolymerization of Actin (BUSCO:EOG09260TLW; EggNog:ENOG503NWY1; COG:U) translates to MPKRKVAALEKVEADLVSLQYKIRRDPRSYAQEFYDQWLAYDAQRQIFVSSPATASNEDVKKFHDLVDLVAHVANLYPEITAPFPDHLKELLNQHHAVLDKELREKIVGSLVLLKRKDVIDSTSLLTTLFPILINTPSKTLRSLLYTKIISDLREANNKTTNHKLNRTIQTVLHNLVTSDRTSTKGMWACRITRELWRRQVWNDARPVDVMKEACLSDNEKVVVGGVRFFLGGDKEREEALEDDASDDDVDLKKVKHQGTINKKTKKRSKQYEKAIEKIKKQEKKKHAPHPLNFSALHLIHDPQGFAEKLFQKHLQNTKNKFSLENKLLVLQLVTRLVGLHKLTIISLYSWFVKYLSPKQANVTSFLASLAQATHNLVPPDAIEPLIVKIANEFVSEASAVEVCAAGINSIREVAMRQPLCMNETLLQDLVMYQKSKDKGVVMAAKGLQSLYREVYPELLQKKFRGKQATMDLRSGEIKLRRFGEEEEGGIEGLELLARYKEEQKKKKAAEEAEEDENGEKKAKKDDDEEDDGFNSDEWEIGSTDSESSGGWIDVSSDEEDDGPAKKKARKSKGGDDDDDDEAPDLVEKEDPAAEAERITKLATTTILTPADLAKLQELRREAKLDKMLGTTQSKRKKELIEKHIEDGVTAEDIELPAMLGKKSTKEERVALARDGKPGREEHKSTQAIRKSKKEAEGKSTTNKEKARKKNFLMTIGKARAKNKRSLVETKKALTNHIAKSKQGGRRRNGV
- a CDS encoding hypothetical protein (COG:A; EggNog:ENOG503NVSQ), whose product is MSGPMSTSPAATQPGLIDTLDSFVDFSDYDTNNLYQSPSLSPAGSNKGVFARPIKAETTTANTLLQTNQTLSGPSHQYDLYKQQTGIVPGAIATTFSLNQPNTHLQGYNTGFGSFDYLNMGTNDELFDFNTAPSQGSMTSPELDTMDFDSPSSDPTFFYESTINPSNIGPQEPSGLSSPPPQVFQPGRVWPGMHQQAALAKQQQQQQQQQQQQQQRQRAQVQQQQNKSAQKAKSPQASDPIVEQKITQLLNSMRAKTSEEPSQNNTVLNIPRPKKDEDDMDEDERLLASEEGKKLSSKERRQLRNKVSARAFRSRRKEYITQLESEIANKVTENGDLRAQNRALIDENKRLTDLTRMLLGSPSFSDFLNQLSANPQMLPQSQPQQTSQPEQQRQLPKDINPYAAQQQLHNQQIGLAMVPDQVDFSSLVNMEPSDGFSYQPQVFAVLETPEPIFDANLLSGKTSNFVGQQFDSDDDDKDMPVIEQAPTLAEAKKQEPAPINEEFENNPDFVLYHDSPAPTKSMTSPVELDVESLSQSVSELDTFSGIEPEKALSRYELVNTTEDEAVADRAVTRIQRLTSKLDCIASRLEMLGVGL
- a CDS encoding hypothetical protein (EggNog:ENOG503P2ED; COG:S) codes for the protein MMVGLSTSAVSHDRDISLDNDTEAPELPCTICEGQHPPNPRLCGNCQSWNDLLHLRICDEPSYLKLDAYRFMNRGSQGPRGVHPHTFDDIAYQDLNAFKGRQGCMICQLVSDSVQHFGQQHISNGSKSALKFGLWRPFLMRHVASTAYTDSSTLTAAPSPNPSLTGQICILPGVILTQSNGTSSFTPLVLKLVLYYRHDSYDLQHVEKWMPNPISLPNLTAWLDDCRHNHGDECNDLLMPMVAPPGLRLIDTQLNRIVDWTAPNADYVALSYCWAAATPETTSPTPADDLQLQLDNIDQLSRDHGLDISRLPPVLADAIQLCRDLGKRYLWVDRLCIIQDDAKSKHSQITAMDRVYHMADFTIVALSSKPGLPGVSSRPKDTSPEALYGLWDGPFESSIGLAYGPAADRAIRGSRWDARGWTFQERKLSRRLVFVDDQRAYFSCYQGARWEHDTRVGADTVHDSSTSGLQVEPSFVAYACCAIPYSMRELSFRSDILNAFAGVGNVLSSRMETEMLFGIPERYLLQGLLWRSDDFAVGRDETLGIPSWSWASWDGIVDYGPGFRATFGLRGEGGGSAGTPNLYGPGLRYFRGYYPSDVGNLVTFWYSDKRQVRRVVEDKTWFGLDYMTEEEFWDYLDEEWVRGDRLAERGEWETRAHSWRGCCHNPWKARQYEGISDEARGKGERIPGSLVFTTTCASLWLHPAKQTLFNTPATAVCFDMMTSAPKPDTNIDKLPFVGRTMLMEKQWAEQIFDDPSRTYRVVVIGAGVAWDVRSYGQPGWKEFAPGAPWGLCVLITEEIDGVLYRLASGVVDLIAWTDLRPSWESVVLG